A single genomic interval of Spinacia oleracea cultivar Varoflay chromosome 6, BTI_SOV_V1, whole genome shotgun sequence harbors:
- the LOC130463003 gene encoding uncharacterized protein yields the protein MKRFVSLNGELKLTNMKSHDCHIMMQTFLPIEIRGIIPKNVRHTITSLCSFFNTICSKVLDPSTLDELQNKVIQTLCEFEMYFPPTFFDIMVHLICHLVREIKLCGPVFLRWCYPFERHMGVLQDKLRNPAQPEGSMSQATWVKKLEIWWPTVHPYLVMHKQELANEYPSKGERELTQLHNREFITWFQDKVMGEIEVDGNTVCETVQYLSLSPREVVQSYQGYDVNGYTFWTERQDQKSLSVQNSGVSLVVSSREYASSKDRYPVDAELSYYGRVQDIWERKYGTKLTVGLFWCKWADNNKRCVKRDDPCGFTHVDLGRLRETEEPFILVSQAKQIFYITDPADKKWSIVVPGKRNILGVGDVEDEDEYDAFDDTPPFTNTETEVTNNVDNDTNYMRSDHTEGILVDDKI from the exons ATGAAAAGATTTGTGTCTTTAAATGGCGAGTTGAAGTTGACAAATATGAAATCTCACGATTGTCATATCATGATGCAAACCTTCTTACCCATTGAAATTCGTGGGATAATTCCAAAGAATGTGAGACATACAATTACTAGTCTTTGTTCATTTTTCAATACGATATGTAGCAAAGTGCTTGATCCATCAACACTCGATGAACTTCAGAACAAAGTAATCCAAACATTATGCGAATTTGAGATGTATTTTCCACCTACGTTCTTTGACATAATGGTTCATTTAATTTGCCATCTTGTTCGAGAAATTAAGTTGTGCGGTCCAGTGTTCTTGAGGTGGTGTTATCCTTTTGAGAGACACATGGGTGTTTTACAAGATAAACTGAGGAATCCTGCACAACCAGAAGGTAGTATGAGTCAGGCAACGTGGGTGAAGAAGTTGGAAATTTGGTGGCCGA CCGTCCACCCGTATTTGGTGATGCATAAGCAGGAATTGGCTAATGAATACCCTTCCAAAGGGGAAAGAGAATTGACGCAATTGCATAATAGAGAGTTCATTACATGGTTCCAAGATAAGGTAATGGGTGAAATAGAGGTAGATGGCAATACTGTTTGTGAAACTGTTCAATATCTATCTCTTAGTCCTCGGGAAGTCGTGCAGTCATATCAGGGTTATGATGTCAATGGATACACATTTTGGACCGAGCGCCAAGATCAGAAGTCCTTGTCagtgcaaaatagtggtgtcTCCCTTGTGGTGTCATCAAGAGAGTATGCTAGTTCTAAGGATAGATATCCGGTTGATGCCGAGTTGTCTTACTATGGGCGAGTCCAAGATATATGGGAGCGTAAGTACGGAACAAAATTGACTGTTGGTCTGTTTTGGTGCAAGTGGGCTGATAATAATAAGAGGTGTGTAAAAAGGGATGATCCTTGTGGGTTCACTCATGTAGACCTGGGTCGTTTGCGTGAGACTGAAGAGCCATTTATACTTGTATCACAAGCTAAGCAAATATTTTATATAACCGACCCTGCCGATAAGAAGTGGTCAATTGTTGTACCGGGAAAGAGAAACATCCTCGGTGTCGGTGATGTTGAGGATGAGGACGAGTATGATGCTTTTGATGATACACCTCCTTTCACCAATACCGAAACTGAAGTGACAAACAATGTGGATAATGACACAAATTACATGCGTTCAGATCACACAGAAGGAATACTTGTTGATGACAAAATCTAA